One stretch of Akkermansia massiliensis DNA includes these proteins:
- a CDS encoding DUF1015 domain-containing protein encodes MSTLHPFPALRPPRELAARVSSLPYDVMNHREAREMAAGNDASFLHICRSDIDTSETAIHAPETYAKARENLEAFVRKGYLVRDEKPSFYIYRQIMWGRVQTGIVGCASVDEYASDVIKKHELTRREKELDRIEHFDACSAQTEPVFLAYRKHEGLSGIIREWIKFHKPEYDFTTDDGVTHILWPVSDPGTVEAIRKGFEEVDALYIADGHHRTASSAAVSARRRKEHPDYTGQEEFNYLMAVVFCDEDLFIMDYNRVVRDLNGLSREEFLEKLRASFDVAPADAVPGEGYAPRAKHEFGMYLDGRWYSLTAKPGTFPADHPIESLDCAILQANVLAPILGIDDPRTSDRIDFVGGIRGLGELERRCSGEMALAFSLYPVTMDDLFRVADAGEIMPPKSTWFEPKLRSGLFVHTIEQ; translated from the coding sequence ATGTCCACACTCCATCCCTTCCCCGCCCTCCGTCCGCCCCGGGAACTGGCCGCGCGGGTTTCCTCCCTCCCCTATGACGTCATGAACCACCGGGAGGCCAGGGAAATGGCCGCCGGAAACGACGCCTCCTTCCTCCACATCTGCCGCTCCGACATCGACACGAGCGAAACCGCCATCCACGCCCCGGAAACCTATGCCAAGGCGCGGGAAAACCTGGAAGCATTCGTCCGCAAGGGCTACCTCGTCCGGGATGAAAAACCTTCCTTCTACATTTACCGCCAGATCATGTGGGGCCGCGTGCAGACGGGCATCGTCGGCTGCGCCTCCGTGGATGAATACGCCAGCGACGTCATCAAAAAGCATGAACTGACCCGCAGGGAAAAGGAGCTGGACCGCATTGAGCACTTTGACGCCTGTTCCGCCCAGACGGAACCGGTATTCCTGGCCTACCGCAAGCACGAGGGCCTTTCCGGCATCATCCGGGAATGGATCAAATTCCACAAACCGGAGTACGATTTCACCACGGACGACGGCGTTACCCACATCCTGTGGCCCGTCTCCGATCCCGGCACGGTGGAAGCCATCCGCAAAGGCTTTGAAGAAGTGGATGCTCTTTACATAGCGGACGGCCATCACCGTACGGCGTCCAGCGCCGCCGTTTCCGCCAGGCGGCGCAAGGAGCACCCGGACTACACGGGACAGGAGGAATTCAATTACCTGATGGCCGTCGTCTTCTGTGATGAAGACCTCTTCATCATGGACTACAACCGCGTCGTGCGCGACCTGAACGGCCTGTCCAGGGAAGAATTCCTAGAAAAGCTCCGCGCCTCCTTTGACGTGGCGCCTGCGGACGCCGTTCCCGGAGAAGGCTACGCCCCCCGCGCCAAGCACGAATTCGGCATGTATCTGGACGGCCGGTGGTATTCCCTCACCGCCAAACCGGGAACCTTCCCGGCGGACCATCCCATCGAAAGCCTGGACTGCGCCATTCTCCAGGCGAATGTGCTGGCCCCCATCCTGGGCATTGACGATCCGCGCACAAGCGACCGCATCGACTTCGTAGGCGGCATCCGCGGCCTGGGAGAACTGGAACGCCGCTGCTCCGGAGAAATGGCGCTGGCCTTCTCCCTGTACCCCGTCACCATGGACGACCTCTTCCGCGTGGCGGATGCCGGGGAAATCATGCCCCCCAAGTCCACGTGGTTTGAGCCCAAGCTGCGCAGCGGACTTTTTGTCCATACCATTGAACAATGA
- a CDS encoding pyridoxal-phosphate-dependent aminotransferase family protein — translation MATKLFIPGPTEVAPEVLAAMSGPMMGHRSKAASALQRRISNNLRRILLTEQEILLSTSSGTGLMEGAVRSCTAKRAAIFSVGAFGDKWYKIATGNGVPSDIFKSELGQPTTPEMVDAALSTGKYDTICITHNETSTGVQNPVEEIAEVLKKYPDVVWCMDAVSSAAGSRIETDRLGVDVLVTSTQKALALPPGMAVCTLSQKAYERTASVPNRGCYFDLRSIYDTIQKKDYQYTNTPCVSIMYAMDLQLQRIMQEGVENRFARHEAMAEFVRSWADEYFSVFANRDHLSRTLTVISNTRDIDIAALNNVLIERGMQLGNGYGDLKNKTFRIAHMGELTMDDMRSITSNIVDILKLK, via the coding sequence ATGGCAACCAAATTATTCATTCCCGGACCCACTGAAGTAGCACCTGAAGTACTTGCCGCCATGAGCGGCCCGATGATGGGGCACCGATCCAAGGCGGCTTCCGCCCTGCAGCGCCGCATTTCCAACAATCTGCGCCGCATTCTGCTGACGGAACAGGAAATCCTGCTCTCCACTTCCTCCGGTACGGGCTTGATGGAAGGCGCCGTGCGTTCCTGCACCGCCAAGCGAGCCGCCATTTTTTCCGTGGGCGCCTTCGGCGACAAATGGTACAAGATTGCCACGGGCAACGGCGTTCCCTCCGACATTTTCAAGAGCGAACTCGGCCAGCCCACCACCCCGGAAATGGTGGACGCCGCCCTCTCCACCGGCAAGTACGACACTATCTGCATCACCCATAATGAAACGTCCACCGGCGTCCAGAACCCGGTGGAGGAAATTGCGGAAGTACTCAAAAAATACCCGGACGTCGTATGGTGCATGGACGCGGTAAGTTCCGCCGCCGGCTCCCGGATTGAAACGGACAGGCTGGGCGTGGACGTGCTGGTGACCTCCACCCAGAAGGCGCTGGCGCTCCCCCCCGGCATGGCTGTCTGCACGCTGTCCCAAAAGGCTTATGAACGCACCGCCTCCGTCCCCAACCGCGGTTGCTACTTTGACCTGCGCTCCATTTACGACACTATCCAGAAAAAGGACTACCAGTACACGAACACCCCCTGCGTCTCCATCATGTACGCCATGGACCTCCAGCTCCAGCGCATCATGCAGGAAGGCGTGGAAAACCGCTTTGCGCGCCATGAAGCCATGGCGGAATTCGTGCGCTCCTGGGCGGATGAATATTTCAGCGTCTTCGCCAACCGGGACCATCTTTCCCGCACCCTGACGGTCATCAGCAACACGAGGGACATTGACATCGCCGCCCTGAACAACGTGCTGATCGAACGCGGCATGCAGCTCGGCAACGGTTACGGGGATTTGAAGAACAAGACCTTCCGCATCGCCCACATGGGTGAGCTGACGATGGACGACATGCGCTCCATCACGTCCAACATCGTGGACATCCTGAAACTCAAGTAA